A genomic stretch from Doryrhamphus excisus isolate RoL2022-K1 chromosome 23, RoL_Dexc_1.0, whole genome shotgun sequence includes:
- the rbm22 gene encoding pre-mRNA-splicing factor RBM22, protein MATSLGSNTYNRQNWEDADFPILCQTCLGENPYIRMTKEKYGKECKICARPFTVFRWCPGTRMRFKKTEVCQTCSKMKNVCQTCLLDLEYGLPIQVRDTGLAIKDDIPRSDVNKEYYTQNMERELAISEGTKPGGQVGKATSSSDMLLKLARTTPYYKRNRPHICSFWVKGECRRGEECPYRHEKPTDPDDPLADQNIKDRYYGINDPVADKLLKRASAMPRLDPPDDKSITTLYIGGLGETVTDGDLKGFFYQFGEIRTITIVQRQQCAFIQFATRQAAEMAAEKSFNKLIVNGQRLTVKWGRSQAARGKEGEGVSEMGTRLDPVPGLPGALPPPPPLDDEAPANYFNLDPSTPPAVMNLTLPPPPGLNPPPPGFGPPMFHPMGPMAPPMPPPPMSMRPPGQIHYPSQDPQRMGAHAAHGARHGD, encoded by the exons ATGGCGACGTCCCTCGGCTCCAACACATACAATAGACAGAACTGGGAAGACGCG GATTTCCCAATTCTGTGTCAGACATGTTTAGGAGAAAACCCTTACATCCGTATG ACCAAAGAGAAATATGGGAAAGAATGCAAG ATCTGTGCTCGGCCCTTCACCGTGTTCCGCTGGTGTCCAGGGACGCGGATGCGTTTCAAGAAAACCGAAGTCTGTCAGACTTGCAGTAAAATGAAGAACGTTTGTCAGACGTGTCTGCTGGACCTGGAGTACG GTTTGCCCATTCAGGTTCGAGACACTGGCCTCGCTATTAAAGATGACATTCCTCGGTCGGATGTGAATAAGGAATACTATACACAGAACATGGAGAGAGAG CTCGCTATTTCGGAAGGCACAAAGCCGGGCGGCCAGGTTGGCAAGGCAACCAGCTCCAGTGACATGCTGTTGAAACTGGCCCGGACCACGCCGTACTACAAGAGGAACCGTCCACATATCTGCTCGTTCTGGGTTAAAGGAGAGTGTAGGAGAGGGGAGGAGTGTCCCTACAG GCACGAGAAACCCACAGATCCCGATGACCCGCTTGCAGATCAGAACATCAAGGACCGTTATTATGGAATCAATGATCCGGTTGCTGACAAGCTGCTGAAGAGGGCCTCCGCCATGCCCAGGCTGGACCCGCCTGATGACAAGTCCATCACCACTCTGTACATTGGGGGTCTGGGCGAAACCGTCACAGATGGAGATCTCAA gggttTCTTCTACCAGTTTGGTGAGATCCGTACCATTACAATCGTGCAAAGGCAGCAGTGTGCTTTCATCCAGTTTGCCACACGGCAAGCTGCGGAAATGGCTGCAGAGAAGTCCTTCAACAAGCTCATTGTCAATGGTCAGAGGCTGACTGTCAAATGGGGAAG GTCTCAGGCGGCGAGAGGAAAGGAGGGCGAAGGTGTCAGTGAGATGGGTACCAGACTTGATCCTGTGCCAGGACTACCAGGAG CACtacctccaccacctcctctgGACGACGAGGCCCCGGCAAACTACTTCAACTTGGACCCGAGCACACCTCCAGCCGTCATGAACCTTACACTGCCCCCACCTCCAGGCCTCAACCCACCTCCTCCAG GTTTTGGCCCCCCAATGTTTCACCCCATGGGTCCCATGGCTCCCCCTATGCCACCTCCGCCCATGAGCATGAGACCACCGGGTCAAATCCACTACCCCTCCCAGGACCCTCAGCGCATGGGTGCCCATGCTGCTCACGGTGCACGTCACGGTGACTAG
- the LOC131110526 gene encoding soluble guanylate cyclase 88E-like isoform X2: MYGLLCESLHDFIKESYGDDVWKLVRERADVRLHSFVTHQVYSESVIPRIAKAASGVTGTPYNELMNSWGVYFLGFVGKYGYDRILKVLGRHVRDFVNGLDNLHEYLRFSYPKVQPPTFFCQEESATGVTLHYRSKRKGYLHYAMGQLRQMGKQFYDTDIHVEVLSEQMVGDYSHVTMRLNFDNSAYRYIMKEDEEEQEILPITSDFFFEVFPFNIVFRQDMVVHNVGSGLATVFPDLDGKKINDAFLLARPLVEFTWNMIISHPNNLFEIMSKEPVKRERNLHNRVQNSDYENANRSADVDVELMAFQSIIGDDYKDGNSANAMESWGDGSRCLKLKGQMRYMPEWESIIFLGTPVMESLSAMFKTGLYINDLSMHDSSRDLVLAGTQQSEELKRALIQEQKKSSKLEESMKMLDYEMKKTDDLLYRMIPKPVAKRLRKGEPAVNTCEVFPDVTILFSDVVGFTRICSHITPMQVVSMLNTMYTLFDTLSEKHRVFKVETIGDAYMVVAGAPEKTKYHAHNICDMALDMVRSIDHLKDPSNGNNIQIRVGIHSGMVVAGVVGHKMPRYGLHGDTVHTASAMESNGKEMHIQLSSATYEHLKGSHFIFERRGIITIKVKGQMSHRGNNTHRINHMCLSAMTT; this comes from the exons ATGTACGGCCTGCTGTGCGAGAGCCTCCATGATTTCATCAAGGAGTCGTACGGGGACGACGTGTGGAAGCTGGTCAGAGAGAGGGCGGATGTCAGGCTGCACTCCTTTGTCACGCACCAG GTGTATAGCGAGAGTGTGATTCCCCGGATTGCAAAGGCAGCCAGCGGAGTAACGGGAACACCCTACAATGAGCTGATGAACTCCTGGGGCGTCTACTTCCTGGGCTTTGTGGGGAAGTACGGCTATGACAGGATCCTCAAG GTGCTTGGCCGCCATGTCCGTGACTTTGTTAACGGCCTGGACAACCTCCACGAGTATCTGCGTTTCAGCTACCCCAAAGTCCAGCCCCCGACTTTCTTCTGCCAGGAAGAGTCGGCCACGGGAGTCACCCTGCACTACAG GAGTAAGCGCAAGGGCTACCTGCACTACGCCATGGGTCAGCTGAGGCAGATGGGCAAGCAGTTCTATGACACAGACATCCATGTGGAGGTGCTGTCTGAGCAGATGGTAGGAGACTACTCTCATGTCACCATGAG GTTGAACTTTGACAACTCTGCTTACCGCTACATCATGAAGGAGGACGAAGAAGAGCAGGAGATCCTGCCAATCACCTCCGATTTCTTCTTTGAGGTCTTTCCTTTTAACATCGTCTTCagacag GACATGGTGGTGCACAATGTTGGCTCCGGCTTAGCGACAGTCTTCCCTGATTTGGATGGAAAGAAGATCAACGATGCCTTCCTGCTGGCTCGCCCCCTGGTGGAGTTCACATGGAACATG ATCATCTCCCATCCCAACAACTTGTTTGAGATCATGTCCAAGGAACCCGTGAAGAGAGAGAGGAATCTCCACAACCGAGTCCAGA ATTCCGACTATGAAAATGCCAACCGTTCCGCTGATGTGGATGTGGAGCTCATGGCTTTCCAGTCCATCATAGGGGACGATTATAAAG ACGGGAACAGCGCTAACGCCATGGAGAGCTGGGGCGACGGGAGCCGTTGCCTGAAACTGAAAGGACAAATGAGATACATGCCTGAGTGGGAGTCCATCATCTTTCTGGGAACTCCTGT GATGGAGAGCCTGAGTGCTATGTTCAAGACAGGCCTCTACATCAATGACCTAAGCATGCACGACTCCAGTCGGGATTTGGTGCTGGCGGGCACACAGCAGTCGGAGGAGCTGAAAAGAGCACTCATACAG GAGCAAAAGAAGTCCAGCAAGTTGGAAGAGAGCATGAAGATGCTGGATTACGAGATGAAGAAAACCGACGACCTTCTGTACAGAATGATTCCCAAGCCGGTGGCTAAGCGGCTGCGTAAGGGAGAGCCGGCTGTAAACACTTGTGAG GTGTTCCCAGATGTCACCATTCTTTTCAGTGACGTGGTGGGATTCACTCGCATCTGCAGCCACATTACCCCCATGCAGGTGGTCTCCATGCTGAACACCATGTACACGCTCTTTGACACACTCAGCGAGAAGCACAGAGTCTTCAAG GTTGAGACCATTGGGGATGCCTACATGGTGGTGGCAGGGGCACCGGAGAAGACTAAATATCACGCGCACAACATTTGCGACATGGCGTTGGACATGGTGCGCTCCATCGATCACCTGAAAGACCCCTCAAATGGAAACAATATACAGATTCGTGTTG GCATCCACTCCGGGATGGTAGTCGCAGGTGTGGTGGGACACAAGATGCCACGTTACGGTCTTCATGGCGACACGGTGCACACGGCGTCGGCTATGGAGAGCAACGGAAAG
- the LOC131110528 gene encoding myozenin-2 isoform X2 — MMLMHSGLDEMVKHKMLQAKALSQEAKGGRLNLGKKISVPRDVMIEELNLPSNRGSRMFQERQKRAERFTLENASFGAQNNISAHPMAVPPPQISEAPRGGKENQAISIPGYSGPLREIAPEKFNTTVIPRSYCSPWREALGQNDELREAISAQLAPLPQRYQPAKYRCFNRSAVPFGGGAASKRVIPVISFEALEPKTLPGAALDRMCQRPNFNRAPTGWGGHDSPESNDL, encoded by the exons ATGATGCTGATGCACTCAGGCCTGGATGAAATGGTCAAGCACAAGATGCTGCAGGCGAAGGCGCTATCTCAAGAAGCCAAAGGAG GGCGTCTAAATCTGGGCAAGAAGATCAGCGTCCCGCGAGATGTGATGATCGAGGAGCTCAACCTTCCGTCCAATCGAGGCTCTCGTATGTTTCAGGAGAGGCAGAAGAGAGCTGAGAGGTTCACGCTGGAGAACGCCTCCTTTGGTGCTCAAAACAACATAAGT GCCCATCCAATGGCTGTTCCTCCCCCGCAAATCAGCGAAGCGCCTCGGGGAGGCAAAGAGAACCAAGCTATCTCTATCCCTG GATATTCCGGTCCACTGAGGGAGATTGCTCCTGAGAAGTTCAACACAACAGTGATTCCCAGATCCTACTGTTCCCCATGGAGGGAAGCTTTAGGCCAGAATGATGAGCTCCGGGAAGCCATCAGCGCCCAACTGGCTCCCCTACCGCAAAGATACCAGCCTGCCAAGTACAGGTGCTTCAACAG GTCTGCCGTGCCGTTTGGAGGTGGAGCGGCTAGCAAGAGAGTGATCCCCGTTATCAGCTTCGAGGCCCTCGAACCCAAGACCCTACCTGGTGCCGCCCTGGACCGCATGTGTCAACGGCCTAATTTCAACAGAGCGCCCACAGGATGGGGAGGTCACGATTCCCCTGAATCTAATGACCTATGA
- the LOC131110528 gene encoding myozenin-2 isoform X1, whose translation MMLMHSGLDEMVKHKMLQAKALSQEAKGGRLNLGKKISVPRDVMIEELNLPSNRGSRMFQERQKRAERFTLENASFGAQNNISAHPMAVPPPQISEAPRGGKENQAISIPGKHSLVMNLQKTVAKKGSPGVLAPGYSGPLREIAPEKFNTTVIPRSYCSPWREALGQNDELREAISAQLAPLPQRYQPAKYRCFNRSAVPFGGGAASKRVIPVISFEALEPKTLPGAALDRMCQRPNFNRAPTGWGGHDSPESNDL comes from the exons ATGATGCTGATGCACTCAGGCCTGGATGAAATGGTCAAGCACAAGATGCTGCAGGCGAAGGCGCTATCTCAAGAAGCCAAAGGAG GGCGTCTAAATCTGGGCAAGAAGATCAGCGTCCCGCGAGATGTGATGATCGAGGAGCTCAACCTTCCGTCCAATCGAGGCTCTCGTATGTTTCAGGAGAGGCAGAAGAGAGCTGAGAGGTTCACGCTGGAGAACGCCTCCTTTGGTGCTCAAAACAACATAAGT GCCCATCCAATGGCTGTTCCTCCCCCGCAAATCAGCGAAGCGCCTCGGGGAGGCAAAGAGAACCAAGCTATCTCTATCCCTGGTAAGCATAGCCTGGTCATGAACCTTCAGAAGACCGTAGCAAAGAAGGGCAGTCCTGGTGTCCTAGCCCCAG GATATTCCGGTCCACTGAGGGAGATTGCTCCTGAGAAGTTCAACACAACAGTGATTCCCAGATCCTACTGTTCCCCATGGAGGGAAGCTTTAGGCCAGAATGATGAGCTCCGGGAAGCCATCAGCGCCCAACTGGCTCCCCTACCGCAAAGATACCAGCCTGCCAAGTACAGGTGCTTCAACAG GTCTGCCGTGCCGTTTGGAGGTGGAGCGGCTAGCAAGAGAGTGATCCCCGTTATCAGCTTCGAGGCCCTCGAACCCAAGACCCTACCTGGTGCCGCCCTGGACCGCATGTGTCAACGGCCTAATTTCAACAGAGCGCCCACAGGATGGGGAGGTCACGATTCCCCTGAATCTAATGACCTATGA